Proteins from a single region of Chitinibacter bivalviorum:
- a CDS encoding ABC transporter permease encodes MKHRLKACAALAWGNARIVATDKRGRAILTLGYLLGMWLLYYLWQALYAGDPTRAGMSFSSALLHVVTAQTLFAMMQAFGDWRLAREIRSGEVATALTQPISLPLRHAALSLGRVLAQAAYFLPAFGVFLLWAGLRLSPSSWLLALASIALSFVLLFCIDFVVGLAGFIATDLWGITASKDVVVQFLGGALIPLAFLPAGVQTILHWLPFAHFFNTPVAYLTGQSSEITPLFIQAVWALVFVICAQWASRMIQRKLVIFGA; translated from the coding sequence ATGAAGCATAGATTGAAAGCCTGTGCTGCATTGGCATGGGGTAATGCCCGCATCGTCGCAACAGATAAGCGCGGCAGAGCCATACTCACCCTGGGTTATCTGCTCGGCATGTGGCTGCTGTACTACCTGTGGCAAGCGCTGTACGCCGGTGACCCGACCCGCGCGGGGATGAGTTTTTCGTCGGCGCTATTGCACGTAGTTACCGCGCAGACCTTGTTTGCCATGATGCAGGCCTTTGGTGATTGGCGTTTGGCGCGAGAAATCCGCTCGGGCGAAGTGGCAACTGCCTTGACGCAACCCATCTCGCTGCCGCTACGGCACGCCGCGCTATCCTTGGGGCGCGTGTTGGCGCAAGCCGCCTATTTTCTGCCCGCCTTTGGCGTGTTTTTGCTGTGGGCTGGTTTGCGTTTGAGCCCTAGCTCGTGGCTGCTGGCACTTGCGTCAATTGCCTTGTCCTTCGTCCTGCTGTTTTGTATCGACTTTGTCGTCGGTCTCGCGGGTTTCATCGCCACCGATTTATGGGGCATTACTGCCAGCAAGGATGTCGTGGTGCAGTTTCTCGGCGGTGCGCTGATTCCGCTCGCTTTTCTGCCAGCTGGCGTGCAAACCATCTTGCATTGGCTACCCTTCGCGCATTTTTTCAATACGCCGGTCGCCTATCTCACCGGGCAAAGTAGCGAGATCACACCGCTATTCATTCAAGCCGTATGGGCGCTGGTGTTTGTCATCTGTGCACAATGGGCGAGTCGAATGATTCAACGCAAGCTGGTGATTTTCGGGGCTTAA
- a CDS encoding ABC transporter ATP-binding protein yields the protein MLIQAENLSRIYKTPRPAKTWGERFTQLIRTQYDENKSVSGVNFEIARGECVALVGPNGAGKSTTIKMLTGILAPSSGRVTVAGFDPMRQRQQYVKRIGVVFGQRSQLWQDLPVRDSFAILQALFDVPDAVYQHQLKLFRADGGMDEFWDRPARTLSLGQRMLCEIAAAFLHAPEVVFLDEPTIGLDLEMKSRMRALIRKLNQEAGTTVLITSHDVGDIERLTRRLLLIDHGTLRFDGSLSDFRAHAGDGRWWAARVDASQHAAANEVLAAHPAALPVRSNGDWLEIARQDDALPFADLVKTLAPFTVHEIKPVEQSFEDLLHGFYIGKNLRADAAEDATV from the coding sequence ATGTTAATTCAAGCCGAAAATCTCAGCCGTATTTATAAAACACCGCGCCCAGCCAAAACGTGGGGTGAGCGTTTTACGCAGTTGATTCGTACCCAATACGATGAAAACAAATCTGTCAGCGGCGTCAATTTTGAGATTGCGCGCGGCGAATGTGTCGCGCTGGTTGGCCCTAATGGTGCGGGGAAATCGACGACGATCAAAATGCTCACGGGCATCTTGGCGCCATCAAGTGGGCGCGTCACCGTAGCGGGCTTTGACCCGATGCGGCAGCGCCAGCAATACGTCAAACGGATAGGCGTGGTGTTTGGTCAACGTTCGCAGTTGTGGCAAGACCTGCCGGTACGCGACTCGTTTGCCATCTTGCAGGCGCTGTTTGACGTGCCCGACGCCGTGTACCAGCACCAGCTCAAACTATTTCGCGCCGATGGCGGGATGGATGAATTTTGGGATAGACCTGCGCGTACCCTGAGCTTGGGTCAGCGCATGTTATGCGAAATCGCAGCCGCTTTTTTGCATGCGCCCGAAGTCGTTTTCCTCGATGAGCCGACGATTGGGCTCGATCTGGAAATGAAATCGCGTATGCGCGCACTGATCCGTAAACTCAATCAGGAAGCGGGTACGACGGTGTTGATTACCTCGCACGATGTCGGTGATATTGAGCGACTTACCCGACGTTTGCTGCTGATCGACCATGGAACGCTGCGTTTTGACGGTAGTTTGAGCGATTTTCGTGCTCACGCCGGCGACGGGCGCTGGTGGGCGGCGCGAGTCGATGCCAGCCAACACGCTGCGGCGAATGAAGTGCTCGCCGCTCACCCTGCTGCCCTGCCGGTGCGCAGCAATGGCGACTGGCTAGAAATCGCGCGTCAAGACGACGCTTTGCCCTTTGCTGATTTGGTCAAGACGCTTGCCCCATTTACTGTGCATGAAATCAAGCCAGTGGAGCAAAGCTTTGAAGACCTGCTGCACGGCTTTTATATCGGCAAAAATCTGCGCGCCGATGCAGCGGAGGATGCCACGGTATGA
- a CDS encoding phosphotransferase has protein sequence MSENTSSAEVSPAALSVYAQTALACYQAHFGQTAQLVQEIAAFYGHAVILSGEAGDVVVKLGWQAGRAAREVIGLARLQPHSPAAMPQILLQSQIELNGKIVDLLMLNRLPGVAPWHVAKPWAKPQLTAEQVVAVLLAWHAVSDARGFELPDGQFSADLIAAFEAWTLPLHDYVQSPASPFTPQQKAAYQRLWQERSRLLAPLAGMPSSLVHDDPHAGNFLFDEHTGELLAALDPCDVAFRHREQDIFHLADVAPELQLLETYLQHHAAPEGFAARRWFFSLWDDAKHSRNLAWYDEAWFNAKFANLAILDKSFAEFGAMMAQSSQQCSQDKEC, from the coding sequence ATGTCAGAAAATACGTCTTCAGCAGAAGTGTCCCCAGCCGCATTATCTGTCTACGCCCAAACCGCCCTCGCCTGTTATCAGGCGCATTTCGGCCAAACCGCGCAGTTGGTGCAAGAAATCGCCGCCTTTTATGGCCATGCGGTCATTCTCAGTGGTGAGGCTGGCGATGTGGTCGTTAAGCTGGGTTGGCAAGCGGGTCGCGCTGCGCGGGAAGTGATCGGGCTCGCTCGCTTACAGCCACATAGCCCGGCGGCGATGCCGCAAATCTTGTTGCAAAGCCAGATTGAGCTCAATGGCAAGATAGTTGACCTATTGATGCTCAATCGCCTACCCGGTGTCGCGCCGTGGCATGTCGCCAAGCCTTGGGCCAAGCCGCAGCTCACCGCCGAGCAAGTCGTGGCAGTGTTACTGGCTTGGCACGCGGTCAGCGATGCGCGCGGCTTTGAGCTACCCGACGGGCAATTTAGCGCTGATTTGATCGCCGCCTTTGAGGCGTGGACGCTGCCGCTGCATGACTATGTGCAGAGCCCCGCTTCGCCTTTCACGCCGCAGCAAAAAGCTGCGTACCAGCGGCTCTGGCAAGAGCGCTCGCGCTTGCTGGCGCCACTGGCGGGTATGCCGTCGAGCTTGGTGCATGATGATCCGCACGCGGGCAATTTTCTGTTTGATGAACATACTGGCGAATTATTGGCGGCGCTCGACCCGTGTGATGTGGCCTTTCGCCACCGCGAGCAAGATATTTTCCACCTCGCCGATGTTGCGCCCGAATTGCAATTGCTGGAAACCTATTTACAGCACCACGCCGCCCCCGAAGGTTTTGCCGCGCGACGCTGGTTTTTTTCCTTATGGGACGATGCCAAACACAGCCGCAATCTGGCTTGGTACGACGAAGCATGGTTTAACGCGAAGTTTGCCAATTTAGCAATTTTGGACAAATCGTTTGCTGAGTTTGGCGCGATGATGGCGCAAAGCTCGCAGCAATGCTCTCAGGATAAAGAATGTTAA
- a CDS encoding helix-turn-helix transcriptional regulator → MSEDVASFVQKSHQLIMALIYYERFDCDDDGENRLVGAHVFHKASHPPMRERGLFMCGISEARGKSEIERIDANFHVLLFCLGGTGELFEGETTWPFHAGQMAFQPARGQRGFRRTGTAPLQIAWLLLYNDVRWAHLIQPHCYVKDSDAGWEIHDALSLYQREAQRQNDGQSYTLVMPALEMLSLQLERALGSADTSLGWPQQLHALFAEVAKAPEREWPVEQLAQQLQITAAHLHRLCLTHLGMAPGQRVFALRMQHARALLVEGFPVGQVASKVGYQEVASFSRRFRQHFGVPPSKINKLP, encoded by the coding sequence ATGTCCGAAGATGTCGCTTCATTTGTCCAAAAATCACATCAACTCATCATGGCGCTAATCTATTACGAACGATTTGATTGCGATGACGACGGCGAAAATCGCCTGGTGGGCGCGCATGTATTTCACAAAGCGTCACACCCGCCAATGCGGGAGCGTGGTTTGTTTATGTGCGGCATCTCCGAGGCGCGGGGTAAAAGCGAAATTGAGCGCATTGACGCCAATTTTCATGTCCTGCTGTTTTGCTTGGGCGGAACGGGAGAGCTGTTTGAAGGCGAAACAACATGGCCGTTTCACGCCGGGCAAATGGCCTTTCAACCCGCGCGCGGGCAGCGCGGCTTTCGCCGGACGGGCACTGCGCCGCTGCAAATTGCATGGTTGCTGCTCTATAACGACGTGCGCTGGGCGCACCTGATCCAGCCGCATTGCTATGTGAAAGACAGTGATGCGGGCTGGGAAATACACGATGCCCTCTCCCTGTATCAGCGTGAAGCCCAACGTCAAAATGATGGACAGAGCTATACCCTAGTGATGCCCGCCTTGGAAATGTTGAGTTTGCAATTGGAGCGCGCACTGGGATCGGCCGATACGAGCTTGGGCTGGCCGCAGCAATTACATGCTTTATTTGCCGAGGTCGCGAAAGCGCCCGAACGGGAATGGCCAGTCGAGCAATTGGCGCAACAATTGCAAATCACCGCCGCGCACTTGCATCGCTTGTGTTTAACGCACCTGGGCATGGCGCCAGGGCAGCGGGTGTTTGCACTGCGCATGCAGCATGCACGCGCTTTATTGGTCGAAGGTTTTCCAGTCGGGCAGGTGGCTAGCAAGGTGGGCTATCAGGAAGTGGCCAGTTTTTCGCGGCGTTTTCGCCAACAC